In Toxoplasma gondii ME49 chromosome X, whole genome shotgun sequence, a single genomic region encodes these proteins:
- a CDS encoding splicing factor 3A subunit 2, putative (encoded by transcript TGME49_228000), with protein sequence MSGIDYQNRVGHKTGSGAPATAQEWNLERKERLRRLALETVDLNKDPYFMKNHLGHFECRLCLTLHVNEGSYLAHTQGRKHQTNLARRKEKEKAESAVAPVPAKVAPSRVGFTVKIGRPGYRVSKLRDPDSLQKALLFEIDYPEINEGAKPYHRFMSSFEQRVESPPDTKYQFLLFAADPYETIAFKIPNMEVDRSEGKFYSNWDAEKKVYTIQLFFLKRSVKALPALPQRPTSFLPVTARW encoded by the exons ATGTCGGGAATTGACTACCAAAACCGCGTCGGTCACAAGACCGGCAGCGGCGCGCCCGCCACGGCCCAGGAATGGAActtggagaggaaagagagacttcgGCGGCTGGCTCTCGAGACAGTCGACCTCAACAAAGATCCGTACTTCATGAAGAACCATCTGG gGCACTTTGAATGTCGACTTTGTCTCACTCTCCACGTGAATGAAGGCAGCTACTTGGCGCACACACAGGGGCGCAAGCATCAGACAAAtctcgcgagaagaaaggagaaggagaaggcggaaagCGCCGTGGCTCCGGTCCCTGCAAAG GTTGCGCCGTCTCGCGTGGGCTTCACAGTGAAGATTGGGCGCCCAGGCTACCGCGTCTCCAAGTTGAGAGATCCTGACTCGCTGCAGAAGGCGCTGCTGTTTGAAATTGACTATCCAGAAATCAACGAAGGCGCGAAGCCTTATCATCG ATTCATGTCTTCCTTTGAACAACGCGTCGAGTCTCCTCCGGACACAAAGTACcaatttcttctcttcgctgcagaCCCGTACGAAACCATCG CTTTTAAAATTCCAAACATGGAGGTCGACCGAAGCGAAGGCAAGTTCTACAGCAACTGGGACGCCGAAAAGAAGGTCTACACAATTCAGCTGTTCTTCTTG aagaGATCTGTGAAGGCGCTACCAGCCCTGCCTCAGCGACCGACGTCTTTCCTCCCGGTCACTGCGCGGTGGTGA
- a CDS encoding hypothetical protein (encoded by transcript TGME49_227995~Predicted trans-membrane domain (TMHMM2.0):106-129:143-166) — protein sequence MHAPMQPHILRRLTESRRLSGRVSLKRRKVTPYAHLFPEALWSGIEEMHPKRRLTQKKRRREGKRKRKGPRDRFARFGSTQRQNNTSEGRGAREAAAHCACKARKRIFSLGCAFSLLYFVEAFLSLFLCFLDSLPSGSCLFLDAALPALTSLSLLSSRVFTAFVIKTPRAQPRSRDSQATLNFLFLFSSSLFSLRHLL from the exons atgcatgcacctatGCAACcacacat CCTACGACGCCTCACGGAGAGTCGGCGCCTCTCAGGCAGAGTTTCTCTCAAAAGACGGAAGGTGACACCGTACGCGCATCTGTTTCCGGAGGCTCTTTGGAGTGGTATCGAGGAGATGCATCCAAAGCGACGTCTgacacaaaaaaagagacggagagaaggaaagagaaagagaaaaggccCTCGAGACCGCTTCGCCCGATTCGGatcgacacagagacagaacaacaCCAGCGAGGGACGCGGTGCGAGAGAGGCCGCAGCtcactgtgcatgcaaagcaaGAAAGCGTATCTTTTCTCTGGGttgtgcgttttctctcctctacTTCGTCGAAGCtttcctttcgctttttctctgttttcttgaTTCACTCCCTTCTGgatcttgtctcttcctcgatgCGGCTCTCCCTGCTCTgacttcgctgtctcttctctcctctcgagtCTTCACCGCCTTCGTCATAAAAACTCCCCGCGCTCAACCACGAAGTCGAGACTCCCAAGCAACTCTCaactttctctttctcttttcttcctctcttttttctctccgtcatCTTCTGTGA
- a CDS encoding hypothetical protein (encoded by transcript TGME49_227990) encodes MQSLVNALPEMASRRLVLAASPSASLSSPPLSSSLSPPSSPLSSSCCLSPVSSSVSSPRSSHSLRACLLRFRRRSASGCPASLRRLFPGNARVPSSPASLHSLSCPLLGETGFLQFDSSLASRSLRSSPAFQELLAASPARTRSPQFPRYGRALSSIARASQSLLNRALVCSSLTLPQQLVSPAKHADRDLSRLRRSQRRASPSTFLQRTPQSRELPGPVLERSKPRCTYTPKWMYTPDSVCAGNVNAPFRAFSTGVTDEKATTVAEKGASSADIPSESRSRAQPPVLSRSLRQTFPYVLPVIRPLQALAALPVWQQGTSPRSLELRSVSVRLAHAFMPPFSTETEELWCAYIRRLLAGSALASADENHREQKSEKSRPNPVQLSVDLGLQIARLFASRNVVLAEAWKGLFASMDPLLRELRQREERESAAAARAMVSKDSAPGAGAEKREDGEATDTKERFPDVVLKLCEAANRVRHEWTWGTEELMLYARRQLPALEAPEAARLLHALASSPSTSESVVARLAEAFVFLWERDLSGTVEPAAGLQLLETLARKRATERDFIRDISRRMHCYLHLGLLTPFEKTRLAVVYRQLEFRHFTFFRHLAEELLQQNAERQRLLALGRSEPSADALQAARQHQRRQRLSRLQSELNPKKKSLESSPSSPSPSSFSSPSPSSSSSPSPSSSSCSSASSSSASPSDSVSCSSSCSSSSLEQGTGEWRWQEYLRPGYVMGLGLEKDFSPSGVILQEEILPLVTREKVAELRRGLRGSLPPVSVQLPDAKAGESPDAQETFPRSEDFSPCGIKAFTLGQTAVILDSMLFLGFHHQSRFFGPVADVLLQRATERGAVETLDPQQCTSLMVFFAETRRQLSEDPDDCIRRLTERLVLFRDLSLTSPVVCAFPLIV; translated from the exons ATGCAGTCTCTTGTCAACGCCTTGCCAGAGATGGCGTCCCGACGCCTCGTgctcgccgcttctccttctgcttccctctcttctcctcctctgtcttcttctctgtctcctccctcttctcctctctcttcgtcctgttgtctttctcctgtttcttcttcagtttcttctcctcgatcCTCTCACTCTCTTCGCGCGTGTCTTCTGAGGTTCCGTCGGCGTTCGGCGTCCGGTTGTCCGGCGTCTCTCAGGCGCTTGTTTCCGGGCAACGCAAGAGTCCCGTCCTCTCCGGCCTCTCTtcattctctctcctgccctCTTCTCGGAGAAACAGGCTTCCTTCAGTtcgactcttctctcgcctccagaTCTCTTCGTTCATCTCCTGCTTTCCAAGAGCTCCTCGCTGCGAGTCCCGCGAGAACGCGCAGCCCCCAGTTCCCTCGGTACGGCAGAGCGCTCTCTTCGATCGCTCGCGCCTCACAGTCGCTTCTCAATCGCGCGCTtgtctgctcctctctcacTCTTCCTCAGCAACTCGTTTCTCCCGCAAAACATGCAGACAGAGATCTCTCGCGCCTGCGTCGCTCCCAGCGACGGGCGTCTCCGTCCACCTTTCTTCAACGGACACCGCAGAGCCGCGAACTGCCGGGCCCCGTCCTCGAGCGGTCGAAGccgaggtgtacatacaccccaaaGTGGATGTACACCCCAGACAGCGTATGCGCGGGGAACGTCAACGCTCCGTTCCGAGCGTTTTCGACGGGTGtgacagacgagaaggcgacgacggtTGCGGAGAAAGGCGCGTCCTCTGCCGACATTCCTTCTGAATCACGTTCGCGAGCGCAGCCTCCCGtcctttctcgctcgctCCGGCAGACGTTCCCGTACGTCCTTCCGGTTATCCGTCCTCTGCAGGCGCTCGCGGCACTTCCTGTCTGGCAACAAGGGACCTCGCCGCGAAGCCTGGAGCTGCGCTCGGTCTCTGTCCGGCTCGCCCACGCGTTCATGCCACCCTTCTCCACGGAGACTGAGGAGCTCTGGTGTGCGTACATCCGGCGACTGCTGGCGGGGTCGGCGCTCGCGTCCGCAGACGAGAACCACagggagcagaagagcgagaaaagccgGCCGAACCCTGTGCAGCTGTCTGTGGACCTGGGCCTGCAAATCGCGCGCCTTTTCGCCTCGCGAAACGTCGTGCTCGCCGAAGCCTGGAAaggcctcttcgcctccatGGACCCTCTTCTCCGGGAGCTGCGACAGcgggaggagcgagagagcgcaGCTGCGGCGCGTGCTATGGTGTCGAAGGACTCCGCGCCTGGCGccggagcagagaagagagaagacggcgaggcgacagacacCAAGGAAAGGTTTCCAGACGTTGTCCTCAAGCTCTGCGAAGCCGCGAACCGCGTCCGACATGAGTGGACCTGGGGTACTGAGGAACTCATGCTCTACGCCAGACGCCAGCTCCCTGCCCTGGAGGCGCCTGAGGCAGCTCG gctgctgcatgcgctggcgTCGAGTCCCAGCACGAGCGAGAGCGTCGTGGCGCGCCTCGCAGAagccttcgttttcctctgggAACGCGACCTAAGTGGCACagtggagcctgcggcggGCCTGCAGCTTCTGGAGACTCTCGcgcggaagagagcgacggagcGCGACTTCATTCGGGACATCAGCAG acgcatgcactgctaTCTGCACTTGGGCCTCTTGACGCCGTTTGAGAAGACGCGCTTGGCTGTGGTGTATCGACAGCTCGAGTTCCGCCACTTCACGTTCTTCCGGCACCTTGCGGAGGAGTTGCTCCAGCAGAATGCCGAGCGCCAGAGACTTCTCGCCCTCGGCCGCTCTGAACCGTCCGCAGACGCCCTGCAGGCTGCAAGGCAGCATCAAAGGAGGCAGcggctctcgcgtctccagagTGAACTCAATCCGAAAAAGAAATCCCTGGAGTCGTCTCcatcctctccttctccctcttctttctcctctccttctccctcttcttcctcctctccttctccctcttcttcctcctgttcttccgcgtcttcgtcctctgcttctccctcggattctgtctcttgttcttcctcgtgctcttcgtcttctctggaaCAAGGCACTGGCGAGTGGAGGTGGCAGGAGTATCTACGCCCTGGGTACGTGATGGGGTTGGGCCTGGAAAAAGACTTTTCTCCGAGCGGCGTGATTCTTCAAGAGGAGATTCTTCCTCTGGTGACTCGCGAGAAAGTCGCAGAGCTCCGCCGGGGCTTGCGCGGCTCGCTCCctccggtgtctgtacagctgcCGGACGCGAAGGCTGGAGAGTCTCCTGACGCGCAGGAGACTTTCCCGCGGTCTGAGGACTTCAGCCCCTGCGGAATCAAGGCGTTCACTCTCGGACAGACGGCGGTCATTCTCGACTCGATGCTGTTT CTCGGCTTTCACCACCAGTCGCGGTTCTTCGGGCCTGTCGCGGACGTCCTGCTGCAGCGCGCGACGGAGCGCGGCGCCGTCGAGACTCTCGACCCGCAGCAA tGCACCAGCTTGATGGTTTTCTTCGCGGAGACGAGGCGCCAGTTGAGTGAAGACCCTGACGACTGCATTCGCCGCCTTACAGAGCGGTTAGTGTTGTTTCGCGATTTGTCTCTAACGTCTCCTGTAGTCTGTGCGTTTCCGTTGATCGTTTAA
- a CDS encoding hypothetical protein (encoded by transcript TGME49_227980), protein MYPHPSHQHGQRHSAEASPQREPSFSRPGQAGVYTLEDAHCFPYGKAPPGSVPSQLGPGGLHAPVVAHARTPGPFSHFEPSAPSAGFAARPALHPVGLYEARRGASQGSPGGAELQYPSAQKFPSLPVSQSVQCEAPPTPFSKSSQLVSRQPSGVASRSYDQGRALPPAGAYAPAHAGGASSLHMGHPTLQPSATGLYRREDGQDRGSSQLRDDATASRGLLPAAAYPRSEPSPVESELTAGESSERVVAQGPVGPQGPFLAGSPGAPVSAGGMGVPFARRPSQDHSQETSWGPGASAESRRSLSGGTASQVPGPSPVPVPTPGQDCVGQTGPQSLPASGALRLAAFAPSSRETETLPHKGTPSPSPMQPSAARRDPSPSVGRGPGPPQGPGLQSPLRAGDLAHTVGGQSGSEGLAGGAPQASSREGADLLHVPSLPRGTAYSNSPPGRPAAAPATAPPQDGASSSGPTFEGIEQTHLGPPLSPEVLTRLLHARRARLRRNPLLRYLEGSVSQPRSTKRMRPEARHGVGRDAEAPSLSRPFEEALRGCSTPLNIDLYYDLAERPGPHSLSSSLKSSSPSPGDSACEGEAGREGGPGGFSATRSGGGEDAPALPAGDRNKNAGAPSAASAAAAAAAAAATKDDSLQWCHQQIQQVLLQHPEISASAAQSRNHRPLFHQSVLAEAAMSAHGGAGAASSPGSFASAHSPSESGAGWKRWRDVDVVPPPQQLEELLIVLAAAVKVHVAELMTLASAAEAAEFAARASRDGTDASRQSASSEDEERPRRVLCARHILAAAAQIPSLD, encoded by the exons ATGTATCCGCATCCGAGCCATCAGCACGGCCAGCGGCATTCCGCGGAGGCTTCGCCTCAGCGGGagccgtctttctctcggccGGGGCAGGCGGGGGTCTATACGCTTGAAGACGCGCATTGCTTCCCTTACGGAAAGGCGCCTCCAGGCTCAGTCCCTTCTCAGCTCGGTCCTGGCGGTCTCCACGCCCCTGTCGTTGCGCATGCTCGGACACCGGGGCCGTTCTCTCACTTCGAGCCTTCTGCTCCGTCGGCGGGTTTCGCGGCCCGGCCGGCTCTCCACCCGGTGGGGCTGTACGAGGCCCGGCGAGGCGCCTCGCAAGGATCTCCTGGCGGCGCAGAACTCCAGTACCCTTCGGCCCAGAAGTTTCCCTCGTTGCCAGTTTCGCAGAGCGTCCAGTGCGAGGCGCCTCCCACCCCCTTCTCGAAGTCCAGTCAGCTCGTCTCGCGGCAGCCCTCTGGCGTCGCCAGTCGTTCGTACGACCAAGGACGAGCTCTTCCCCCAGCCGGGGCGTACGcacctgcgcatgcaggcggtGCCTCGTCACTTCACATGGGGCACCCTACGCTCCAGCCTTCGGCGACGGGACTCTACAGGCGGGAGGATGGGCAAGACAGGGGGAGTTCTCAGCTGAGAGATGATGCGACGGCATCTAGAG GTCTCCTCCCCGCTGCCGCGTACCCGCGGTCCGAGCCAAGCCCCGTGGAAAGCGAGCTGACTGCTGGAGAGTCCTCAGAACGCGTTGTCGCCCAGGGGCCTGTTGGCCCGCAGGGGCCCTTTTTGGCGGGGTCTCCTGGAGCGCCTGTGTCGGCGGGAGGGATGGGAGTGCCCTTTGCGCGGAGGCCGAGCCAGGACCACTCGCAGGAGACTTCTTGGGGGCCAGGTGCGAGCGCAGAGTCGCGCCGGAGTCTCTCTGGAGGTACAGCCTCGCAAGTCCCTGGGCCTTCTCCGGTGCCGGTCCCCACCCCAGGGCAGGACTGTGTGGGCCAGACGGGCCCTCAGAGTTTGCCGGCGTCAGGTGCGCTGCGCTTGGCTGCGTTTGCACCCTCTTcccgggagacagagaccctTCCCCATAAAGGGACACCCAGCCCTTCGCCGATGCAGCCCAGCGCGGCGCGCCGCGACCCCTCGCCCTCTGTGGGGCGCGGGCCGGGACCGCCGCAGGGCCCGGGCCTTCAGTCCCCGCTGCGGGCGGGTGACTTGGCCCACACTGTGGGGGGCCAGAGCGGGAGCGAGGGCCTTGCTGGGGGGGCGCCGcaggcgtcttctcgcgagGGTGCGGATCTGCTGCATGTACCGTCTTTGCCGAGAGGAACTGCGTACTCGAACAGTCCGCCAGGACGgccagcagccgctcccGCAACGGCTCCTCCCCAAGACGGGGCGAGTTCGTCGGGCCCCACCTTTGAGGGCATCGAACAGACGCACTTGGGGCCTCCGCTGTCGCCTGAGGTCCTCACGcggctgctgcatgcgcggcgagCGCGGCTACGGCGGAACCCGCTGCTGCGCTACCTCGAGGGCTCTGTCTCGCAGCCTCGGTCTacgaaacgcatgcggcCGGAGGCCCGACACGGAGTTGGAAGAGACGCTGAAGccccttcgctttctcggcCGTTTGAGGAGGCCCTTCGCGGCTGCAGTACGCCCCTGAACATCGACCTCTACTACGACTTGGCCGAGCGACCGGGGCCGCACTCCCTGAGCTCCAGTCTGAAGAGCAGCAGCCCGTCGCCGGGAGACAGTGCatgcgaaggcgaagcgggACGAGAGGGAGGCCCTGGAGGCTTTTCAGCCACTCGGAGCGGCGGAGGGGAGGACGCCCCGGCGCTCCCTGCAGGTGACAGGAACAAGAACGCAGGAGCCCCGTCGGCGGCTTCTGCGGCAGCGGCCGCGgcggctgcagctgcgaCAAAGGACGACTCGCTTCAGTGGTGTCACCAGCAGATTCAGCAAGTGCTTCTTCAGCACCCAGAGATCTCAGCGTCAGCTGCGCAAAGTCGAAACCACCGGCCTCTGTTCCACCAAAGTGTCCTGGCGGAGGCCGCGATGAGTGCGCATGGAGGAGCTGGCGCCGCCAGCTCTCCAGGCTCCTTCGCCTCGGCGCATAGCCCTTCAGAATCAGGCGCAGGATGGAAGCGGTGGAGAGATGTCGACGTTGTCCCTCCGCCGCAGCAACTGGAAGAACTCCTCATCGTACTCGCTGCCGCTGTCAAAGTCCACGTCGCTG agctcATGACGCTAGCCTCTGCGGCCGAGGCGGCGGAGTTTGCGGCGAGAGCTTCCCGTGATGGCACAGACGCGAGTCGTCAATCTGCGTCgtctgaagacgaagagaggccgAGGCGCGTTTTGTGTGCTCGCCACATTTTGGCAGCTGCCGCGCAAATACCCTCTTTGGACTGA
- a CDS encoding histone family DNA-binding protein (encoded by transcript TGME49_227970~Signal peptide predicted by SignalP 2.0 HMM (probability 0.998) with cleavage site probability 0.352 at residue 17) — protein MQTLSLSLVLLVVLSTSQELLVAESFKVSPGGGFSVTASQSFSGNFRGRQAIAHIQENHAAGPGYRRASSSLSVSFPDLSSTSKEELSFQTSSMGPLQAASAPSETTEEDETTKEAAGSAVTRKDLVASVAAELQVPRAEVEKTVSAFLRHISASLEQGQKVSLSKFGSLGLRRRGERVARNPRTGEQLTVPATTFPTFSFSKVLKDKVREVIPAHEADEEDADETKKKGLFGWN, from the exons ATGCAGAcgctttcgctgtctctcgttctgctTGTGGTCCTCTCGACTTCTCAAGAACTGCTCGTAGCCGAGAGCTTCAAAGTCAGTCCCGGAGGAGGATTTTCAGTTACTGCCTCTCAGAGTTTTTCCGGGAATTTCCGCGGAAGACAGGCAATCGCTCACATCCAGGAAAACCACGCCGCCGGGCCTGGGTACCGCCGGGCAtcctcgtcgctgtcggTGAGCTTCCCTGACCTCTCTTCCACCTCGAAGGAAGAACTGTCTTTCCAGACCTCTTCTATGGGACCTCTTCAAGCCGCCTCTGCCCCAAGCgaaacgacagaagaagacgaa ACGACGAAAGAGGCGGCAGGTTCGGCGGTCACTCGGAAAGACCTCGTCGCGTCAGTCGCCGCGGAGTTGCAGGTGCCGCGAGCAGAGGTGGAGAAAACTGTCagtgcgtttcttcgtcacATTTCCGCGAGTCTGGAACAGGGCCAGAAAGTTTCGCTGTCAAAGTTCGGGAGTCTCGGCTTGCGGCGTCGCGGCGAGAGAGTGGCGCGGAACCCACGCACGGGAGAGCAGCTCACTGTTCCCGCAACCACTTTCCCGACCTTCAGTTTCTCGAAAGTTCTGAAGGACAAAGTCCGAGAAGTTATTCCTGCTCACGaagccgacgaagaagacgctgaCGAGACCAAGAAAAAAGGCCTCTTTGGCTGGAACTAG